The proteins below are encoded in one region of Candidatus Berkelbacteria bacterium:
- a CDS encoding PH domain-containing protein, which produces MEGKYLFDGQRDGEEVLFMWRRHPWTMARQAFLTLAGTLIPVVAFAVFGASLVTSILIAIWLIFIPALVWLTWYEWWNDIYILTNQRLIDIDQKQLFHRTVAEVPLENLQDVTFEVRGIFPTLLNYGNVEIQTASFTEIDMVGVTDPQAVHQAVLRTAAKLRKDNPLITSTQIKKKPPKRQLG; this is translated from the coding sequence TGAAGAGGTGCTTTTTATGTGGCGTCGTCATCCCTGGACAATGGCACGTCAGGCATTTCTGACGTTGGCCGGCACCCTAATTCCAGTCGTTGCCTTTGCGGTTTTTGGCGCTAGCCTCGTGACCTCGATTCTGATCGCCATCTGGTTGATATTTATTCCAGCTCTTGTCTGGCTGACATGGTATGAATGGTGGAACGATATCTACATTCTTACCAACCAGCGCTTGATCGATATCGATCAAAAGCAACTCTTTCATCGGACTGTTGCCGAGGTGCCGCTTGAAAATCTCCAAGATGTTACCTTTGAAGTTAGAGGTATTTTCCCAACCCTCTTAAATTATGGAAACGTTGAAATCCAAACAGCTTCGTTCACGGAAATTGATATGGTGGGTGTGACCGATCCGCAAGCAGTTCATCAGGCCGTGCTTCGCACCGCAGCTAAACTTCGCAAAGACAATCCCTTAATAACCTCAACTCAAATCAAAAAGAAACCACCTAAGCGACAATTGGGATAA